TGTCGGCCTAGATTTCCTCCTGAAGAACAGGTAAGATGATCCCTACTTCATCAGCGTCATTTTTTTTGTTGCAATGTAATCACCCGCTTGCATCCGGCAGAGATACACACCACTCGGAACATTGGTCGCGTTCCAGGTGATGGTGTGATTACCGGCATGTTGATCGGTATCGATCAACGTCTCGACCAGCTCTCCTCGCATGTTGTAGACCGCGAGGCTAACTCGGCACTTCTTGGCCAGGGTGTAGGTGATATTGGTTGAAGGGTTGAAGGGATTGGGATAGTTGGGAAACAGCAGATAACGAGCGGGCGGTATAAAGAACCAACCACCGGCAGTAGTGCAACTATTGCCAATGGTTATTCCTATCCAGTAGTTGCCCGGACGCAAATCGTCAACAACCACTGCCCCAGTATCAAGGAAGCTAGTTCTAAAAATAACAGAGTCTCCGCCGCTAGTTTCAATGATACAAATGTTTATCGGGGTAGTGGGGGTGGTTAGGTCCCACGTCGCCTTTACCCCTTTGTCGAGAATTTGAAGAATAAGATTCTCCACCCGTCCGATATAAATAGGTTGGGGTTTTTCTCGAGCGGCGCTCGATCCCCAGAACATCAGGGAGAACACTAGTGCGGCGAAAAAAAATCTTGCGGATTTCATGGTAGAAACCCTCCTCATTTAATGAACAATATCGATTAAATTGTTAACTATTTGTTTTAGGAATTCTACTAAAATTACCAGTTTTTTGGTTTTTGTCAATAGCAATATATACTGCTGGCAAAAAACAAAAAAACAGCCCTAAAAATTGGCTGTTTTATTGGTTTTAGCTGATTTTTGATTAACAAAAAATATGGGGCAAAGGTAAGCGGTTAATTTTTGCTCTATATTGATAAATTGCCCGGATTGGGGACTTGTGATAACCATAAGAAATTGAGTCTGTATTAAACTGAACCAGATTTGAACGGGTAATAGAATCCCGCATGTATAGGTTGCCTTGGGGGCCCACTCACGCGAGATCCTAGATCTACTCGTTATAAAAAGGCTCAGAATAATAAAACTTATTTCTTGGGGACAAAGATATTATACCAAAAAACAAGGAAAAGACAAATAAAAAAGGACCCAGCTCACAATAGCTTTGGAGCTAGGCCCTGTTGATTTGCCTCCTTCTGGAGTTATTTAACATAAAGTATTTTTTTAATTTGTGTTTGGTGGCCAGCTGACAGGCGGCAGAAATAGGTCCCACTTGAGAGACTTTTCGGCTGCCAGAAAATGGAATACTGGCCAGCTGGCTTTTCAGTATCAATCAACCTACCCACTTCCCTACCCTGTAAGTCATAGATGATCAACACAACGTACACTGGCTCTGGCAAGTCATAGCTGATCGTGGTCCCGGGATTGAAAGGATTGGGATAAGGGGGGTGAAGGGTGAAGCTACTAACTTTGAGACTACTACTATCAATGGCTGTGATAATAGGGTTGGGGTCGCTTGGCGGCGAAGTGGGCAAGGTGGCTTCTTTGTCCAAGGACCAGAAAAGAGCATCGAGACAGCTGCCGTCTTCCCTGTTCCTAATAGTCAGAGTGTGTGTACCGGCAGTAAGATGAATAACCACCCGGCTCTGTTCCACCTGATAAGTAGTGCACAGCGGTCGCCATTGCCAAAGATTGTCTTTGTTCAAAAACCAGAGGTATTCTGCGCCAGCGTCAATCTGGAACCAGAGAGAATTGGAGACATCACTCGGGCCAAGAGTACGGCCAAAAAAATAGTAGTCGCCGGCAGTGCTCGTGGTCAGAGAAAAAACAACCGAACCAAGATTGTCTTTGGCGCTGTTATTTTCTGGCACATAAACATAGTAGCTGCCGCAAGCGTGTCCATCGCGACCCTTGATCATGGGAGGAAAGATGGTCCCGTTTTCTGCTTCCAGATAACCATTAACATTTTGATTACCACCCGGTGGTTCTTTTTTGGTAAGGGTGATAAGCATCTGTTTATCACCACCATTGGAGTGAATGGTAATATTGCCAGTGTGTGTGCCGTAACCAACCACAGAGTAGTCAACGGTAATGGTAATATCAGCAGTGCCTTTGCCGACGGTGGGCGCACAACTCAACCAGTTACTATCATCACTCACTTGCCACTCTAGGGTGCCAGTACCAGTATTACTAATACGAAAAGTGGCACTGGTTCTTGTTTCAAAACCAAAACCTTCTGGAGAGACAGAGAGTACTGGGATGGCCGAAGGCGGCGGATCTGGATCGGGCGGAGGATTGACTACAGGCAGGCTATAGACAACTTCCAGATACGGCCTTTTATCTTGTTCTGACCATTCGGACATATAGGCGCGGAGACCGCAGGAATTGAGATCCCGGGTAGAGCCGTTTAGTCTGGGTTCTTTATCATTCAAATCCGAGCCGAGCCGGATGGCCAGTTTGGTATCACCTTGAGTATTGACGTTCGCCAGGCCAAGGGTGCTCAGTGTGAATTTGGTATAACCGGAATAAGTGACTCTGCTGATGGCGATATCAGCAAACGAGACTGTCCCGATGCGACTATAGTCAGCGGCTGACAAGGAGGCCAGATCGGACTGCGAAGCGGCAACAATATGATAAGAATCATCGCTCAAACCATCTCTTTGGGCAAAGTAGATATTCAGGGCGACTGAGACGATTTTGGCATCATCAGGCAGGTCGATGGTGTTAAAGCCGAGAAATCCTCGACAGATTTTCCACTTACCAGCCTCCCATTCAGTTCTACCAAAGCCGTCAGCGATTTGTTGAGCGTAGGGGGGATTGG
The Candidatus Kuenenbacteria bacterium genome window above contains:
- a CDS encoding T9SS type A sorting domain-containing protein, giving the protein MFWGSSAAREKPQPIYIGRVENLILQILDKGVKATWDLTTPTTPINICIIETSGGDSVIFRTSFLDTGAVVVDDLRPGNYWIGITIGNSCTTAGGWFFIPPARYLLFPNYPNPFNPSTNITYTLAKKCRVSLAVYNMRGELVETLIDTDQHAGNHTITWNATNVPSGVYLCRMQAGDYIATKKMTLMK